In Phaeobacter inhibens DSM 16374, the following proteins share a genomic window:
- a CDS encoding IS481 family transposase: MLNSTDKIIKHKTGLLNLAEELGNVSKACQVMGYSRDTFYRYKSAVEDGGVEALFERTRRKPNLANRVDDATEQAVIKSATDFPAYGQARTSNELRKLGVFVSPSGVRSIWLLNDLANFKARLKALEAKVAEEGGILTEAQVQALEKKKLDDEACGEIETAHPGYLGSQDTFYIGTLKGVGRVYQQTYVDTYCKVAHAKLYPTKTPITAADLLNDRVLPFHDEHDLPVLRILTDRGTEYFGRVDKHDYQLFLAINDIDHTKTKVKSPQTNGICERFHKTILQEFYQVAFRKKLYDSIEMLQADLDEWLHHYNHLRTHQGKMCCGRTPVETMIDGKEIWKEKFLS, translated from the coding sequence ATGTTGAATTCTACTGACAAGATCATCAAACACAAAACCGGATTGCTGAACCTGGCCGAGGAGCTGGGCAACGTTTCAAAGGCCTGCCAGGTGATGGGCTATAGCAGGGACACGTTCTACCGTTACAAATCGGCGGTTGAAGACGGCGGCGTCGAAGCCCTTTTCGAGCGCACCCGGCGCAAGCCCAATCTGGCGAACCGGGTGGACGACGCGACCGAGCAGGCGGTCATCAAATCCGCCACAGATTTCCCGGCCTACGGCCAGGCCCGTACCTCCAACGAACTGCGCAAACTGGGTGTTTTCGTTTCACCCTCCGGTGTTCGTTCGATCTGGCTGCTGAACGACCTGGCAAACTTCAAGGCCCGCCTGAAAGCGCTGGAGGCCAAGGTGGCGGAAGAAGGAGGCATCCTGACCGAGGCGCAGGTCCAGGCCCTTGAGAAAAAGAAGTTGGATGACGAAGCCTGCGGGGAGATTGAGACGGCCCACCCAGGCTATCTGGGCAGTCAGGACACGTTTTACATCGGCACCCTCAAGGGCGTCGGGCGTGTCTATCAGCAGACCTATGTGGATACCTATTGCAAGGTGGCACACGCCAAACTCTACCCCACCAAGACGCCGATCACCGCCGCCGATCTGCTCAACGATCGGGTGCTGCCGTTCCATGACGAGCATGACCTGCCGGTACTGCGGATCTTGACCGACAGGGGTACGGAATATTTTGGCCGGGTCGACAAACATGACTACCAGCTCTTCCTGGCAATCAACGATATCGACCACACCAAAACCAAGGTGAAATCACCCCAGACCAACGGCATCTGTGAGCGCTTTCACAAGACAATCCTGCAGGAGTTCTACCAAGTCGCCTTTCGCAAGAAACTCTATGACAGCATCGAAATGCTGCAGGCCGATCTGGATGAATGGCTGCACCATTACAATCACCTGCGCACGCATCAGGGCAAAATGTGTTGCGGCAGAACGCCTGTCGAAACTATGATCGACGGGAAAGAGATCTGGAAGGAAAAGTTCCTGAGCTGA